The following proteins are encoded in a genomic region of Pelodictyon phaeoclathratiforme BU-1:
- a CDS encoding aminotransferase class I/II-fold pyridoxal phosphate-dependent enzyme encodes MDKTKDLFKKCIEYTIADEVKAQGVYPFFHPIDENEGPVVSFGGRKLVMAGSNNYLGLTADPRVKAASINAINKYGTSCSGSRYMTGTVNLHVELEEKLADFFEKERCLLFSTGYQTGQGIIPTLVQRGEYIVSDRDNHASLVAASIMAQGAGANLVRYNHNNMEDLERVLQTIPETAGRLIVSDGVFSVSGEIVDLPNLVKLAKKYNARILIDDAHAVGVIGKNGKGTPSEFNLVNEVDLIMGTFSKTFGSLGGYVVGDRSVINYIKHNASSLIFSASPTPASVAAVLATLEIIQTEPELMERLITNTDYVRQALIKAGFTLMPSRTAIVTVLISDQIKTLLFWKKLFDAGVYVNAFIRPGVMPGHEALRTSFMATHQQAHLDKVITEFCTIGKELGVI; translated from the coding sequence GTGGATAAAACGAAAGACTTGTTTAAAAAGTGCATTGAATATACCATTGCCGACGAGGTAAAGGCGCAAGGCGTCTATCCCTTTTTTCACCCGATAGACGAAAATGAGGGCCCTGTTGTCTCCTTTGGAGGGCGAAAGCTTGTCATGGCTGGCTCAAACAACTATCTTGGCCTCACCGCCGACCCAAGGGTAAAGGCAGCTTCGATCAACGCCATCAACAAGTACGGCACCAGTTGCAGCGGATCACGCTACATGACCGGCACGGTAAACCTGCACGTCGAGCTAGAAGAGAAGCTGGCTGACTTTTTTGAAAAAGAGCGCTGTCTGCTCTTCAGTACCGGCTATCAAACCGGTCAGGGCATCATCCCGACACTGGTCCAGCGCGGTGAATACATTGTCTCCGACCGCGACAACCATGCGAGCCTTGTTGCTGCCTCCATCATGGCACAGGGAGCAGGAGCAAACCTGGTACGTTACAACCACAACAACATGGAAGATCTGGAGCGGGTACTCCAGACCATTCCGGAAACTGCAGGCCGCCTTATTGTCTCTGATGGTGTTTTTTCGGTATCCGGAGAGATCGTCGATCTTCCAAACCTGGTAAAACTGGCAAAAAAATATAACGCCCGCATTCTCATTGACGACGCCCACGCAGTCGGTGTAATCGGTAAAAATGGAAAAGGAACCCCCTCAGAATTTAACCTTGTCAATGAGGTCGATCTGATCATGGGAACCTTCTCGAAAACCTTTGGTTCGCTCGGAGGCTACGTTGTTGGCGATCGCAGTGTCATCAACTACATCAAGCACAACGCCTCATCACTGATTTTCAGCGCTTCACCCACCCCCGCAAGTGTAGCTGCAGTTCTCGCCACCCTTGAGATTATCCAAACTGAACCGGAACTCATGGAACGGCTCATCACCAATACCGATTACGTCCGCCAGGCACTGATCAAAGCTGGATTTACCCTGATGCCATCACGCACAGCCATTGTTACCGTACTGATCAGCGACCAGATAAAAACCCTTCTCTTCTGGAAAAAGCTCTTTGATGCAGGTGTATACGTTAACGCCTTCATCCGCCCGGGCGTCATGCCTGGGCACGAAGCGCTCCGTACCAGTTTCATGGCAACCCACCAGCAGGCCCATCTCGACAAAGTGATCACCGAATTCTGCACCATAGGTAAAGAGCTTGGCGTTATCTGA
- a CDS encoding TonB-dependent receptor, with the protein MKTKHANMYRIFRFVLSAFCLMAMLVPLPSYGADTGTVKGRVIDKADGEGVYGASVTIAGTTIGTATDMNGNFILQNVPAKSQKISVSIVGYAPTSQIVTVGTGQTASISLQLGQTTVMASEVIVGAALYKQDRLEVPVTANVVSAEKIKQEPNPTLDQVVEDIPGVVVTRAGGQTTSTLQIRGSNTYQGGAIGTRVQGFYDGFPLNSPETGEVVWSSVNMNAADKVEVLKGSAATLYGSGAMGGVVNVFGHLPETLEVKAGSSAGFYDAPPSGDKSVYRDGYTPWFWNSYLGIGNKSGKLSYSLLYSHSEDDGYRQNAQTLLNDVKLKARYDIDAKQYLQLSAFYNETEGGYAYTWPYDATVATGTFIPHPELAYDVYVNARFPAAGPYTKYDVYTDDLIKRKNALAGLNYVNLLSDNLTLDTRLYYTRNATTYEYNNTPANQMYATGATRYPGEFNETSSNRYGAGAKLDWRVSDSHRLLFGLDGNIIDVQSTQYTGEIPSAHPLSNSDLNDIQEKNFAAFVQDEWKLTDKLTALLSLRYDWSGIDADEVTYVDYTTPAPGFPPSYPNTPTESIENPSVDAISPRIALNYKATDDMSFRASWGTSFRAPTLAERFVRDAGILKGVPNPALDKETMTAYEIGVYKQFGDKVSLDVAAFLNDYDNLIESVKLQGTTFEFQNITKARIWGIETNLNIRPNPSWNVNLAYTYMNAKNTDYKPSTPAVAIDSNPDPEWLPMRPEHTASVGVTWKPVNRLALNLNGRYVGEYKAVNLYTNTEGNNYPGDFIVFNAGAKYKITDNIGATFLCNNIGNVQYEEAEWFRAPGRSFVAGMDFTF; encoded by the coding sequence ATGAAAACAAAACATGCGAACATGTATCGCATTTTCCGTTTTGTTCTTTCAGCGTTCTGCCTCATGGCAATGCTGGTACCTCTCCCCTCCTACGGAGCTGATACCGGCACGGTAAAAGGCAGGGTCATCGACAAGGCAGACGGAGAGGGAGTTTATGGCGCGTCAGTCACTATTGCCGGTACCACTATCGGCACGGCAACCGACATGAACGGCAACTTCATCCTTCAGAACGTACCTGCAAAATCACAGAAAATCTCCGTATCCATAGTCGGTTACGCCCCGACGAGCCAGATAGTTACTGTCGGCACCGGCCAGACAGCCAGTATAAGTCTGCAGCTTGGCCAGACCACCGTTATGGCATCGGAAGTCATTGTCGGCGCGGCGCTCTACAAGCAGGACAGGCTTGAAGTTCCGGTGACTGCCAACGTGGTTTCTGCCGAAAAAATCAAACAGGAACCTAACCCGACCCTCGATCAGGTAGTTGAGGACATCCCTGGCGTTGTTGTTACCCGTGCAGGAGGACAAACAACCTCCACCCTGCAGATCCGCGGATCCAACACTTATCAGGGCGGTGCAATCGGCACCCGCGTGCAGGGCTTCTATGACGGGTTCCCGCTCAACAGCCCGGAAACCGGTGAAGTTGTATGGTCTTCGGTCAACATGAACGCAGCCGACAAGGTCGAGGTGCTCAAAGGTTCAGCAGCAACCCTCTACGGATCGGGCGCCATGGGCGGCGTGGTTAACGTGTTCGGCCACCTTCCGGAAACCCTTGAAGTGAAAGCCGGATCAAGCGCAGGCTTTTACGATGCGCCTCCTTCCGGTGACAAGAGCGTTTACCGCGACGGCTACACCCCGTGGTTCTGGAACAGCTATTTAGGCATCGGCAACAAGAGCGGCAAGCTCAGCTACAGCCTCCTCTACTCGCACAGCGAGGACGACGGTTACCGCCAGAATGCACAGACCCTGCTGAACGACGTCAAGCTGAAAGCGCGCTACGACATCGATGCAAAACAGTACCTGCAGCTCAGCGCCTTTTATAACGAAACGGAGGGCGGCTACGCATACACATGGCCTTATGACGCGACAGTTGCAACCGGAACATTCATCCCTCACCCTGAACTTGCCTACGATGTTTATGTGAACGCCCGATTCCCTGCAGCAGGGCCTTACACGAAATACGATGTCTATACAGACGATCTCATCAAGCGGAAGAACGCTCTGGCGGGCCTGAACTACGTAAACTTGCTGAGCGACAACCTCACCCTTGACACTCGGCTCTACTACACTCGCAACGCAACCACTTACGAGTATAACAATACGCCGGCAAATCAGATGTATGCAACCGGCGCCACCCGCTATCCGGGTGAATTCAATGAAACCAGCTCGAACCGGTACGGAGCAGGTGCAAAACTTGACTGGAGAGTAAGCGACAGCCATCGCCTTCTTTTCGGTCTTGACGGCAACATTATTGACGTTCAGTCAACGCAGTACACAGGGGAAATTCCCTCGGCACACCCTTTAAGCAATAGTGACCTCAACGATATACAGGAAAAAAACTTTGCCGCATTCGTGCAGGACGAGTGGAAACTCACTGACAAGCTGACTGCCCTGCTCTCCCTGCGGTATGACTGGAGCGGTATCGATGCTGATGAGGTTACGTATGTTGACTACACAACTCCTGCTCCAGGTTTTCCTCCATCATATCCGAATACGCCAACTGAATCAATTGAAAACCCGTCGGTCGATGCCATCAGCCCTCGTATCGCGCTCAACTACAAGGCCACGGACGACATGAGCTTCCGCGCATCGTGGGGTACAAGCTTCCGCGCACCGACGCTTGCAGAACGGTTTGTCCGAGATGCCGGAATCCTTAAAGGCGTACCGAACCCGGCGCTCGACAAGGAGACCATGACCGCCTACGAGATCGGCGTCTACAAGCAGTTCGGCGACAAGGTCTCGCTCGACGTGGCCGCATTCCTCAACGATTACGACAACCTGATCGAATCGGTCAAGCTGCAGGGGACAACATTCGAATTCCAGAACATCACGAAGGCCCGTATCTGGGGCATCGAGACCAACCTGAACATCCGCCCGAATCCTTCGTGGAACGTCAATCTGGCTTACACCTACATGAACGCCAAAAACACCGACTACAAGCCAAGCACCCCTGCGGTTGCCATCGACTCCAATCCCGATCCGGAATGGCTGCCCATGCGGCCGGAACATACCGCATCAGTTGGCGTAACATGGAAACCCGTCAACAGGCTCGCACTGAACCTGAACGGACGCTATGTCGGCGAGTACAAGGCCGTGAATCTCTATACAAATACCGAAGGCAACAACTACCCCGGCGACTTTATCGTCTTCAACGCCGGCGCGAAGTACAAAATCACCGACAACATCGGAGCTACATTCCTCTGTAACAACATCGGCAACGTGCAGTATGAAGAAGCCGAATGGTTCCGTGCTCCGGGACGCAGCTTTGTTGCAGGAATGGATTTCACCTTCTAA
- the bchH gene encoding magnesium chelatase subunit H — MHDKIRIAAIVGMEQCNQRVWREVTAKIAAHAELTQWTDQDLEHQNPEAAEAIRNADCIFTTLIQFKGQADWLQEQIEQSKVKTIFAYESMPEVMQMTKIGNYVVSGDGSGMPDIVKKVAKMLVKGRDEDALYGYMKLLKIMRTMLPLIPKKAKDFKNWMQVYTYWMNPTTDNLASMFNYIIAEYFEVEVKVEKVQEVPTMGFYHPDAPEYQKDLHHYEKWLHKRNKNSAKQRNIGMLFFRKHLLQEKEYIDNAIRAIEAKGLNPLPVFVMGVEGHVAAREWFTHNNIDMLVNMMGFGFVGGPAGATTPGASSAARDEILGKINAPYVVSQPLFIQDFASWKSQGVIPLQSAMTYSLPEMDGAVCPVVLGAIKDGRLQTVPDRLERLAGFAKKFSDLRQVPNRDKKVALVVYDYPPGMGKKASAALLDVPKSIYNIITTLRSEGYDVGELPESPEALLAMLDKATDYEIQAHEQECFAIDREVFNSITSSRERERIEGRWSGFPGDIAPIKPDKLFIGGITLGNIFIGVQPRLGIQGDPMRLLFDKENTPHHQYIAFYRWISRIFQANALVHIGMHGTAEWMPGLQLGVTGDCWSDALLGEVPHFYIYPINNPSEANIAKRRGYATMISHNIPPLARAGLYKELPAFKEMLNDYRERGLEKMVDVETEEVIITKAEQLNLTDDCPRVEGESFPDYISRLYTYMMELEGRLISNSLHVFGETPKLETQVTTITEYLKVRGNEKSLPSIIMQAIGEDNTYGDYATLATRARKGEPQALKTRETVDEHTRAFIEKSIFGQTNPATVFSTMTGGGKATKEMAEAINSALQDGVALKRALEDNRNEMKGFLRALCGEYIPSGSGGDLVRDGAGILPTGRNIHAIDPWRIPSELAFKRGKQIADSILSRHVEENNGQYPETIAQVLWGLDTIKSKGEAVAVIIHLMGAEPAYDAQGKISHYRLVPLEKLGRPRIDVLIQISSIFRDTFGVLVDHLDKLVKEAAKAIEPHEMNHIKKHVDAALKEGKDFESATSRLFTQAPGAYGSQVEELVEDSAWESEEDLDNMFIKRTGFAYGGNRYGDQQTDILKGLLSTVDRVVQQVDSAEFGITDIDRYFSSSGALQLSARRRNPKGDNVKLNYVETFTADVKIDDADKALKVEFRSKLLNPKWFETMLDQGHSGAAEISNRFTYMLGWDAVTKGVDDWVYKEAAETYAMDPKMRERLMKVNPKAFKNIVGRMLEASGRGMWSADPDMIEKLQEIYSDLEDRLEGIEI; from the coding sequence ATGCACGATAAAATCAGAATTGCCGCTATTGTCGGGATGGAGCAATGCAACCAGCGGGTATGGCGCGAGGTGACTGCAAAAATCGCGGCACATGCAGAATTGACCCAATGGACCGATCAGGATCTCGAACATCAGAACCCTGAGGCTGCCGAAGCCATCCGCAATGCCGACTGTATTTTTACCACCCTGATCCAGTTCAAGGGACAGGCAGACTGGCTGCAGGAGCAGATCGAACAATCGAAGGTGAAGACTATCTTTGCCTATGAGTCGATGCCGGAAGTCATGCAGATGACCAAAATAGGCAATTACGTGGTCTCGGGAGATGGCAGCGGCATGCCCGATATTGTCAAGAAAGTTGCAAAAATGCTGGTGAAAGGGCGCGACGAGGATGCGCTCTACGGCTACATGAAGCTGCTGAAAATCATGCGCACCATGTTGCCGCTGATCCCCAAAAAGGCAAAGGACTTCAAGAACTGGATGCAGGTCTACACCTACTGGATGAACCCGACCACCGACAATCTGGCATCGATGTTCAACTACATCATAGCCGAATACTTCGAAGTTGAGGTCAAAGTCGAGAAGGTGCAGGAGGTGCCAACCATGGGCTTCTACCACCCGGATGCTCCGGAATACCAGAAAGATCTGCACCATTACGAAAAATGGCTCCACAAACGCAATAAAAATTCAGCAAAACAGCGTAACATCGGGATGCTCTTTTTCCGCAAACACCTGCTGCAGGAAAAAGAGTATATCGACAATGCCATCCGGGCCATCGAAGCCAAGGGTCTCAACCCCCTGCCGGTCTTTGTAATGGGTGTTGAAGGCCACGTTGCCGCCAGAGAGTGGTTTACACACAACAACATCGACATGCTCGTCAACATGATGGGCTTCGGTTTTGTGGGCGGCCCTGCAGGAGCAACCACACCAGGCGCATCATCAGCCGCACGTGACGAGATTCTGGGGAAAATCAACGCCCCCTACGTTGTCTCCCAGCCGCTCTTTATCCAGGATTTCGCATCATGGAAATCGCAAGGTGTTATCCCGCTTCAGTCAGCCATGACCTACTCGCTGCCTGAAATGGACGGCGCCGTCTGCCCGGTTGTACTCGGAGCCATCAAGGATGGGCGACTGCAAACCGTTCCGGATCGCCTTGAAAGGCTGGCCGGTTTTGCCAAAAAATTTTCCGACCTTCGCCAGGTACCCAACCGCGATAAAAAAGTTGCCCTCGTCGTCTACGACTATCCTCCAGGCATGGGCAAAAAAGCCAGCGCCGCCCTGCTTGATGTACCAAAAAGCATTTACAACATCATCACAACGCTACGCTCCGAAGGGTATGATGTCGGCGAACTGCCGGAATCACCTGAAGCGCTGCTGGCCATGCTCGACAAGGCAACCGATTACGAAATCCAGGCACATGAACAGGAGTGCTTTGCCATTGACCGTGAAGTGTTCAACAGCATCACCAGCTCAAGAGAGCGCGAGCGCATTGAAGGACGCTGGAGCGGCTTCCCGGGCGACATTGCGCCAATCAAGCCCGACAAGCTCTTTATCGGCGGCATCACCCTCGGCAATATCTTTATCGGCGTTCAGCCGCGCCTTGGCATACAGGGTGACCCCATGCGCCTCCTCTTCGACAAAGAGAACACACCGCACCATCAGTACATCGCCTTCTACCGCTGGATCAGCCGCATCTTCCAGGCAAACGCCCTGGTGCACATCGGCATGCACGGCACGGCAGAATGGATGCCCGGCCTTCAGCTCGGCGTCACCGGCGACTGCTGGTCAGACGCACTGCTCGGTGAAGTGCCCCACTTCTATATCTACCCGATCAACAACCCGAGCGAAGCCAATATTGCCAAACGCCGCGGCTACGCCACCATGATTTCGCACAACATCCCCCCACTCGCACGGGCAGGACTCTACAAAGAGCTTCCAGCCTTCAAGGAGATGCTGAACGACTACCGCGAACGCGGACTTGAAAAGATGGTGGATGTAGAGACCGAAGAGGTTATCATCACCAAAGCAGAGCAGCTCAACCTTACCGATGACTGCCCTCGTGTTGAGGGAGAGAGCTTCCCGGACTATATCAGCCGCCTCTATACCTACATGATGGAGCTTGAAGGACGCCTGATTTCAAACTCGCTGCACGTCTTTGGCGAAACACCGAAACTGGAAACCCAGGTCACCACCATCACCGAGTACCTCAAGGTGCGCGGCAACGAAAAATCACTGCCATCAATCATCATGCAGGCCATCGGTGAAGATAACACCTATGGCGATTATGCCACTCTGGCCACCCGTGCCCGCAAGGGAGAACCACAAGCCCTTAAAACACGGGAAACGGTTGACGAACATACCAGAGCCTTTATCGAAAAGAGTATTTTCGGCCAGACCAATCCGGCAACCGTATTCAGCACCATGACCGGTGGCGGAAAGGCGACAAAGGAGATGGCAGAGGCCATCAACAGCGCACTGCAGGATGGTGTAGCCCTGAAACGCGCACTCGAAGACAACCGCAACGAAATGAAGGGATTCCTTCGTGCCCTTTGCGGCGAGTACATTCCCTCAGGCTCCGGCGGCGATCTGGTGCGTGACGGAGCAGGTATTCTGCCAACCGGACGCAACATTCACGCCATCGACCCCTGGCGCATCCCTTCAGAACTGGCCTTCAAACGCGGCAAACAGATTGCCGACAGCATCCTCAGCCGTCACGTAGAGGAGAACAACGGCCAGTACCCGGAGACCATTGCACAGGTACTCTGGGGTCTCGATACCATCAAGAGCAAAGGTGAAGCCGTTGCCGTCATCATCCACCTCATGGGCGCCGAACCAGCCTACGACGCACAGGGCAAAATCAGCCACTACCGCCTCGTACCGCTTGAAAAACTTGGTCGCCCAAGAATTGATGTCTTGATCCAGATCAGCTCCATCTTCCGCGACACCTTTGGAGTGCTCGTCGATCATCTCGACAAACTGGTCAAGGAGGCTGCAAAAGCCATTGAGCCGCACGAGATGAACCATATCAAAAAGCATGTGGACGCAGCCCTGAAAGAGGGAAAAGATTTCGAAAGCGCCACATCGCGACTCTTCACCCAGGCACCCGGAGCATACGGCTCACAGGTCGAAGAGCTGGTGGAAGATTCAGCATGGGAGTCGGAAGAGGATCTCGACAACATGTTCATCAAACGCACCGGCTTTGCCTATGGCGGCAACCGCTACGGCGACCAGCAGACCGATATCCTCAAAGGGCTCCTCAGCACCGTTGACCGCGTCGTACAGCAGGTCGATTCGGCTGAGTTCGGCATTACCGATATTGATCGCTACTTCTCCTCTTCAGGAGCGCTGCAACTCTCGGCACGACGCCGCAACCCGAAAGGGGACAATGTCAAACTCAACTACGTCGAGACCTTTACAGCCGATGTGAAGATTGACGATGCCGACAAAGCGCTGAAAGTAGAGTTCCGCAGCAAACTGCTCAACCCGAAATGGTTCGAAACCATGCTCGACCAGGGGCACAGCGGAGCCGCTGAAATCAGCAACCGCTTCACCTACATGCTTGGCTGGGACGCCGTCACCAAAGGTGTTGACGACTGGGTTTACAAAGAGGCTGCCGAAACCTATGCCATGGATCCGAAGATGCGTGAGCGACTCATGAAGGTCAATCCGAAGGCCTTCAAAAACATCGTCGGGCGTATGCTCGAAGCAAGCGGACGCGGCATGTGGAGCGCCGACCCCGACATGATCGAAAAACTGCAGGAGATCTATTCAGACCTCGAAGACCGCCTTGAAGGCATCGAGATTTAA